In one Pangasianodon hypophthalmus isolate fPanHyp1 chromosome 22, fPanHyp1.pri, whole genome shotgun sequence genomic region, the following are encoded:
- the fabp10a gene encoding fatty acid-binding protein 10-A, liver basic, which produces MAFSGTWQVYAQENYEEFLRAISLPEDVIKLAKDVKPVTEIQQTGNDFVITSKTPGKTVTNSFTIGKEADITTMDGKKLKCIVRLEGGKLICESDKFSHKQEIKGGEMIETLTVGGTSMVRKSKKL; this is translated from the exons ATGGCCTTCAGTGGAACGTGGCAGGTGTATGCTCAGGAGAACTACGAGGAATTCCTCAGGGCCATAT CACTACCTGAGGATGTCATCAAGCTGGCCAAAGATGTCAAACCTGTGACAGAGATCCAACAGACAGGCAACGACTTTGTCATCACCTCAAAGACCCCTGGAAAAACGGTCACAAACTCCTTCACCATCGGCAAAGAAGCAGATATCACCACCATGGACGGAAAGAAGCTCAAG TGCATTGTGAGGCTGGAAGGAGGAAAGCTCATCTGTGAGTCAGACAAGTTCTCACACAAGCAGGAGATCAAGGGTGGAGAGATGATCGAG ACTTTGACTGTAGGAGGTACCAGCATGGTCCGGAAGAGTAAAAAGCTGTGA
- the srsf10a gene encoding serine/arginine-rich splicing factor 10 isoform X1 has protein sequence MARYLRPPNTSLFIRNISDESRPEDLRREFGRYGPIVDVYIPVDFYSRRPRGFAYIQFEDVRDAEDALHNLDRKWVCGRQIEIQFAQGDRKTPSQMRSKERRSPRSFSRYDDYERDGRYRRSRSRSYDRRRSRSPSYERRPRRSDSPRDSRSYGRHRRSRSRDNDRSRHGRDHGRGHRGAPSRSRSGSRSPSPDARIKMKSRKSRSGSRSPRPAAGEDAPQSSGAREDEDTRARSASRSCSRSVSRSRSRSRSRSWAGRKSGGH, from the exons ATGGCGCGGTATTTGAGGCCACCAAACACTTCTCTTTTCATCAGGAATATTTCTGATGAAAGCAG GCCAGAGGATTTGCGTCGTGAGTTCGGTCGTTACGGCCCTATTGTAGATGTCTACATTCCCGTTGACTTCTATTCCCGTCGGCCAAGAGGATTTGCATACATTCA GTTCGAGGATGTCCGCGACGCCGAAGATGCTCTTCACAATCTGGACCGGAAATGGGTCTGTGGACGGCAGATTGAGATCCAGTTCGCCCAAGGAGACAGGAAAA cCCCGAGTCAGATGAGGTCCAAAGAAAGGCGTTCTCCTCGCAGCTTCTCCAGATACGACGATTATGAGCGCGATGGCCGTTACCGGCGCTCTCGGAGTCGCAGCTATGACAGACGGCGCTCTCGCAGCCCATCATACGAGCGCAGACCTCGCCGCTCCGATAGTCCCAGAGA CTCCCGCTCTTATGGCAGACACAGACGAAGCAGAAGCCGTGACAATGACAg GTCAAGGCACGGACGAGATCACGGTCGAGGGCACCGCGGCGCTCCCTCTCGCAGCCGCTCGGGTTCGCGCTCCCCCTCCCCTGACGCCAGGATCAAGATGAAAAGCAGGAAGTCCCGTTCCGGGTCACGCTCACCCCGTCCAGCTGCAGGAGAGGACGCACCACAGTCCAGCGGTGCACGAGAGGACGAGGACACCCGCGCCAGATCAGCTTCTCGCTCCTGCTCTCGCTCAGTCTCACGCTCCCGTTCGCGCTCTCGCTCCAGATCCTGGGCCGGACGCAAATCCGGAGGCCATTAG
- the srsf10a gene encoding serine/arginine-rich splicing factor 10 isoform X2 gives MLRFTAKMNMVSAEILSSERECVHVISLCVSVFKMESLNSNSTFEDVRDAEDALHNLDRKWVCGRQIEIQFAQGDRKTPSQMRSKERRSPRSFSRYDDYERDGRYRRSRSRSYDRRRSRSPSYERRPRRSDSPRDSRSYGRHRRSRSRDNDRSRHGRDHGRGHRGAPSRSRSGSRSPSPDARIKMKSRKSRSGSRSPRPAAGEDAPQSSGAREDEDTRARSASRSCSRSVSRSRSRSRSRSWAGRKSGGH, from the exons ATGTTACGTTTTACTGCTAAAATGAACATGGTGTCCGCTGAGATCCTGTCTAGTGAGCGTGAGTGTGTCCATGTGATTAgcctgtgtgtcagtgtgtttaaaatggaAAGCCTTAACAGCAATAGCACGTTCGAGGATGTCCGCGACGCCGAAGATGCTCTTCACAATCTGGACCGGAAATGGGTCTGTGGACGGCAGATTGAGATCCAGTTCGCCCAAGGAGACAGGAAAA cCCCGAGTCAGATGAGGTCCAAAGAAAGGCGTTCTCCTCGCAGCTTCTCCAGATACGACGATTATGAGCGCGATGGCCGTTACCGGCGCTCTCGGAGTCGCAGCTATGACAGACGGCGCTCTCGCAGCCCATCATACGAGCGCAGACCTCGCCGCTCCGATAGTCCCAGAGA CTCCCGCTCTTATGGCAGACACAGACGAAGCAGAAGCCGTGACAATGACAg GTCAAGGCACGGACGAGATCACGGTCGAGGGCACCGCGGCGCTCCCTCTCGCAGCCGCTCGGGTTCGCGCTCCCCCTCCCCTGACGCCAGGATCAAGATGAAAAGCAGGAAGTCCCGTTCCGGGTCACGCTCACCCCGTCCAGCTGCAGGAGAGGACGCACCACAGTCCAGCGGTGCACGAGAGGACGAGGACACCCGCGCCAGATCAGCTTCTCGCTCCTGCTCTCGCTCAGTCTCACGCTCCCGTTCGCGCTCTCGCTCCAGATCCTGGGCCGGACGCAAATCCGGAGGCCATTAG